The following are from one region of the Jeongeupia sp. USM3 genome:
- a CDS encoding MFS transporter, whose amino-acid sequence MTDAPPLLRNRNFLFVWLASILGNLALAVAMLAETWYVVKTLGAKEQLGLVMIAGSVPRIALMAIGGVVADRMRRSRIISYSLGLRVIAVLSLVVLLHLGMLDIWAMTLFAFAYGALDAFFWPARDALLPGIVAERDLMRANSIMLTTNQIGLVFGPVLGGVLLATLSYEWVFTLTAALLAAGVSFTVLVREAPVIPHGVRRHVLTELKEGLQYALKTPALRSLMIIYAIANLLFMGPLGLGIPIVVTDHLDGQASTLSYLQSAMAAGMVVGGTVLTLFPPTKKRLMIIVVVIVLEGIVLGAQAFTGWVPLAIALQFALGMGVVANNVPMMSVLQQYTERSKIGRVMSLNTIASMGLSPISYAMVTALLALHVDIRIIMPAFGLTMAVLMIVIAARTPTVRTLD is encoded by the coding sequence ATGACCGACGCTCCGCCGCTGCTGCGCAACCGCAACTTCCTCTTCGTCTGGCTGGCCAGCATCCTCGGCAACCTCGCGCTCGCCGTGGCGATGCTCGCCGAGACCTGGTACGTGGTCAAAACGCTCGGCGCCAAGGAGCAGCTCGGGCTGGTGATGATCGCCGGCTCGGTACCGCGGATCGCGCTGATGGCGATCGGCGGCGTCGTCGCCGACCGGATGCGCCGCAGCCGGATCATCTCGTACTCGCTCGGCCTGCGCGTGATCGCCGTGCTGTCGCTGGTCGTCCTGCTGCACCTGGGCATGCTCGACATCTGGGCGATGACGCTGTTCGCCTTCGCCTACGGCGCGCTCGACGCGTTCTTCTGGCCGGCGCGCGATGCGCTGCTGCCAGGCATCGTCGCCGAGCGCGACCTGATGCGCGCCAACTCGATCATGCTCACCACCAACCAGATCGGCCTCGTCTTCGGCCCGGTGCTCGGCGGCGTCCTGCTGGCCACGCTCAGCTACGAATGGGTGTTCACGCTGACCGCCGCGCTGCTTGCCGCCGGCGTGTCCTTCACCGTGCTGGTGCGCGAGGCGCCGGTGATACCGCACGGCGTGCGCCGCCATGTGCTGACCGAGCTGAAGGAAGGACTGCAGTACGCGCTCAAGACACCGGCGCTGCGCTCGCTGATGATCATCTATGCGATCGCCAACCTGCTGTTCATGGGGCCGCTGGGCCTCGGCATCCCGATCGTCGTCACCGACCATCTCGACGGCCAGGCCAGCACGCTGTCCTACCTGCAGAGCGCGATGGCCGCCGGCATGGTCGTCGGCGGCACCGTGCTGACGCTGTTTCCGCCGACGAAGAAGCGGCTGATGATCATCGTCGTCGTGATCGTGCTCGAAGGCATCGTGCTCGGCGCGCAGGCGTTCACCGGCTGGGTGCCGCTGGCGATCGCGCTGCAGTTTGCGCTCGGCATGGGCGTGGTCGCCAACAACGTGCCGATGATGTCGGTGCTGCAGCAGTACACCGAGCGCAGCAAGATCGGCCGGGTGATGAGCCTGAACACCATCGCGTCGATGGGGCTCTCGCCGATCTCGTACGCAATGGTGACCGCGCTGCTGGCGCTGCACGTCGACATCCGCATCATCATGCCGGCGTTCGGCCTGACCATGGCCGTGCTGATGATCGTCATCGCCGCGCGCACGCCAACGGTACGGACGCTCGACTGA
- a CDS encoding carbohydrate-binding protein, translated as MKPQSLVSPALLALMLGAPPALACSPPPPGQTTPVPLAAPAPAPVQANWYPDVAYQAGARVSYQWKVYVANWWTQNDPPGGTSGAWRLENRGLEWSASNVYQQGDEVVHAGHRYRAKWWTQNEVPGGSEWGAWEKTGSVTPVPAPTPYPSIPGDCQLTPTPAPVPTNLAVLEAPVVSGDSVSFNWQSTNWQTPQDWHVYDDGYAIAGGNPEWLAVHQPPFYRHANTFRGLWTGKHRFRVELCSITPLNTGDCRLSEPVEVEIAGGIDEQLKAQGDFMAIPGQRPIIDLLFDDQKRPTSVYLQQRVDHPDAWMKRVTVTINGQPYFDGEVFDASAEMEPCDWGNPSNQCVVVHRILRVRHDLDGKRYGAVILPPLPDGNNSIDVKITYADGRVYPAPMRVSLPLVTQ; from the coding sequence ATGAAACCGCAATCGCTAGTGTCGCCGGCGTTACTGGCCTTGATGCTCGGCGCACCGCCGGCGCTGGCGTGTTCGCCACCGCCCCCCGGCCAGACGACGCCGGTGCCGCTCGCTGCGCCGGCACCGGCACCGGTCCAGGCCAACTGGTATCCGGATGTCGCCTACCAGGCCGGCGCGCGTGTCAGCTATCAGTGGAAGGTCTACGTCGCCAACTGGTGGACCCAGAACGATCCGCCCGGCGGGACCAGCGGCGCATGGCGGCTCGAGAACCGCGGGCTCGAATGGTCGGCCAGCAACGTCTACCAGCAGGGCGACGAAGTGGTGCATGCCGGCCACCGCTACCGCGCCAAGTGGTGGACGCAGAACGAGGTGCCGGGCGGCAGCGAATGGGGCGCGTGGGAGAAGACCGGTTCGGTGACGCCGGTCCCGGCACCGACACCGTATCCGTCGATCCCCGGCGATTGCCAGCTCACACCGACGCCGGCGCCCGTGCCGACCAATCTGGCGGTGCTGGAGGCGCCGGTCGTCAGCGGCGACAGCGTCAGCTTCAACTGGCAGTCGACCAACTGGCAGACCCCGCAGGACTGGCACGTCTACGACGACGGTTACGCGATCGCCGGCGGCAATCCCGAGTGGCTGGCGGTGCACCAGCCGCCGTTCTATCGCCACGCCAACACCTTCCGCGGCCTGTGGACCGGCAAGCACCGTTTCCGCGTCGAACTGTGCAGCATCACGCCGCTCAACACCGGCGACTGCCGGCTGAGCGAGCCGGTCGAGGTCGAGATCGCCGGCGGGATCGACGAGCAACTGAAAGCGCAGGGCGACTTCATGGCCATTCCCGGCCAGCGGCCGATCATCGACCTGCTGTTCGACGACCAGAAGCGGCCGACGTCCGTCTACCTGCAGCAGCGGGTCGACCACCCGGATGCATGGATGAAGCGGGTGACCGTGACGATCAACGGCCAGCCGTATTTCGATGGCGAAGTGTTCGATGCTTCCGCGGAGATGGAGCCGTGCGACTGGGGCAATCCGAGCAACCAGTGCGTCGTCGTCCACCGGATCCTGCGCGTCCGGCACGATCTCGACGGCAAGCGCTACGGCGCGGTCATCCTGCCGCCGCTGCCCGACGGCAACAACAGCATCGACGTGAAGATCACCTACGCCGACGGTCGCGTCTATCCGGCGCCGATGCGCGTCTCTCTGCCGCTGGTCACGCAGTAG
- the fba gene encoding class II fructose-bisphosphate aldolase (catalyzes the reversible aldol condensation of dihydroxyacetonephosphate and glyceraldehyde 3-phosphate in the Calvin cycle, glycolysis, and/or gluconeogenesis): MPLVALRPLLDHAAENGYGVPAFNVNNLEQVQAILQAAAATDSPVILQASAGARKYAGETFLKQLIEGAVASYPNLPIVMHQDHGVSPAVCMTAIKLGFSSVMMDGSLMADGKTPADYDYNVGVTRQVVEMAHACGVSVEGELGCLGRLDTGMGEAEDGVGADRKLSHDELLTDPKQARDFVAATGVDALAIAIGTSHGAYKFSRPPTGDVLAIDRVRAIHIAIPNTHLVMHGSSSVPQELLAEVREFGGELKPTWGVPVEEIQKAIYFGVRKINIDTDLRLAMTGAIRKHFALNPADFDPRAYLKPAIAAMRKVCEDRYVAFGAAGQASRFLQKHNVIQLAA; the protein is encoded by the coding sequence ATGCCCCTCGTCGCATTACGCCCCCTGCTCGATCACGCCGCCGAAAACGGTTACGGCGTCCCGGCGTTCAACGTCAACAACCTCGAACAGGTGCAGGCGATCCTGCAGGCCGCCGCCGCGACCGACAGCCCGGTGATCCTGCAGGCGAGCGCCGGTGCCCGCAAGTACGCCGGCGAGACCTTCCTCAAGCAACTGATCGAGGGCGCCGTCGCCAGCTACCCGAATCTGCCGATCGTGATGCACCAGGACCACGGCGTCAGCCCGGCCGTGTGCATGACCGCGATCAAGCTCGGTTTCTCGAGCGTGATGATGGATGGCTCGCTGATGGCCGACGGCAAGACCCCGGCCGACTACGACTACAACGTCGGCGTCACCCGCCAGGTCGTCGAAATGGCCCACGCCTGCGGCGTCTCGGTCGAAGGCGAGCTCGGTTGCCTGGGCCGCCTCGACACCGGCATGGGCGAAGCCGAGGACGGCGTCGGCGCCGACCGCAAGCTCTCGCACGACGAATTGCTGACCGACCCGAAGCAGGCGCGCGACTTCGTCGCCGCGACCGGCGTCGACGCACTGGCGATCGCCATCGGCACCAGCCACGGCGCGTACAAGTTCTCCAGGCCGCCGACCGGCGACGTGCTGGCGATCGACCGCGTCCGCGCGATCCATATCGCGATTCCGAACACTCATCTGGTGATGCACGGCAGCTCGAGCGTGCCGCAGGAGCTGCTCGCCGAAGTGCGCGAGTTCGGCGGCGAGCTGAAGCCGACCTGGGGCGTGCCGGTCGAGGAAATCCAGAAAGCGATCTATTTCGGCGTCCGCAAGATCAATATCGACACCGACCTGCGGCTGGCGATGACCGGCGCGATCCGCAAGCACTTCGCGTTGAATCCGGCCGATTTCGACCCGCGCGCCTACCTCAAGCCGGCAATCGCCGCAATGCGCAAGGTTTGCGAAGACCGCTACGTCGCCTTCGGCGCGGCCGGCCAGGCGTCGCGATTTCTGCAAAAGCACAACGTGATCCAGCTGGCCGCCTGA
- a CDS encoding YqgE/AlgH family protein — protein MSLDLSRHFLIAMPSLADPIFARTLTYVCDHNDKGAMGVIVNRPVGMSLTTLFEQIEVELHRPDVAELPVCFGGPVQTDRGFVLHTPLGEWQSTLSVSDEIGLTTSKDILLAVGEGGGPEKMFVTLGYAGWEAGQLEAEMAQNSWISVEADPEIIFGLPAEERYDAALKLLGIDVAMLSDEAGHA, from the coding sequence ATGAGCCTCGACCTGTCCCGCCATTTCCTCATCGCGATGCCCTCGCTGGCAGACCCGATCTTTGCCCGGACGCTGACCTACGTCTGCGACCACAACGACAAGGGCGCGATGGGCGTGATCGTCAACCGCCCGGTCGGCATGTCGCTGACGACGCTGTTCGAGCAGATCGAGGTCGAGCTGCACCGCCCGGATGTCGCCGAACTGCCGGTGTGCTTCGGCGGCCCGGTGCAGACCGACCGCGGCTTCGTGCTGCACACGCCGCTCGGCGAGTGGCAGTCGACGCTGTCGGTGTCGGACGAGATCGGCCTGACGACCTCGAAGGACATCCTGCTCGCCGTCGGCGAAGGCGGCGGCCCGGAAAAAATGTTCGTCACGCTCGGCTATGCCGGCTGGGAAGCCGGCCAGCTCGAGGCCGAGATGGCGCAGAACAGCTGGATTTCGGTCGAAGCCGATCCGGAAATCATCTTCGGCCTGCCGGCCGAGGAGCGCTACGACGCTGCGCTGAAACTGCTGGGCATCGATGTGGCGATGCTGTCAGACGAAGCCGGGCACGCATGA
- the ruvX gene encoding Holliday junction resolvase RuvX codes for MSTILAFDFGEARIGVAMGSTELGIAHPLETIATVETDKRFARIEALIAQWQPSLFVVGLPLGLDGEEQLASRLARKFANRLTGRFGVPVTLVDERYTSKSASMALDDTGLRGRRQKPMLDQVAAMQILQAHFDQAAEQGGAR; via the coding sequence ATGAGCACGATTCTGGCTTTCGATTTCGGCGAGGCGCGTATCGGCGTCGCCATGGGCAGTACCGAGCTCGGTATCGCTCATCCGCTCGAAACCATCGCCACGGTCGAAACCGACAAGCGCTTTGCCCGCATCGAAGCACTGATTGCCCAGTGGCAGCCCAGCCTGTTCGTCGTCGGCCTGCCGCTCGGCCTCGACGGCGAGGAGCAACTGGCGAGCCGGCTGGCGCGCAAGTTCGCCAACCGGCTGACCGGGCGCTTCGGCGTGCCGGTTACGCTGGTCGACGAACGCTACACGTCGAAGTCGGCGTCGATGGCGCTCGACGACACCGGCCTGCGCGGCCGCCGGCAGAAGCCGATGCTCGACCAGGTCGCGGCCATGCAGATCCTGCAGGCCCATTTCGATCAAGCGGCCGAACAGGGCGGGGCGCGGTAG
- a CDS encoding aspartate carbamoyltransferase catalytic subunit, which translates to MYNPQLNAQGELIHLLTTEGLPKRILTQILDRAAGYVAAGEAGNKKFDTLAGRSVFNLFFENSTRTRTTFEIAAKRLSADVTSLNIQASSTAKGETLLDTIHNLEAMGADLFVVRHAQSGAAHLIAQHVKPGIAVVNAGDGRHAHPTQALLDMYTIRHFKGDFTRLRVAIVGDILHSRVARSDIHALTTLGCPEVRVIGPKTLIPTGMESLGAHVYHDMAEGLKDVDVVIMLRLQNERMSGAFLPSTHEFFKYYGLTPEKLALAKPDAIVMHPGPMNRGVEIDSAVADGAQAVILPQVTFGIAVRTAVMAIVSENQRGRGAQA; encoded by the coding sequence ATGTACAACCCGCAACTGAATGCGCAGGGTGAGCTCATCCACCTGCTGACGACCGAGGGGCTGCCCAAGCGCATCCTCACCCAGATCCTCGACCGCGCCGCCGGATACGTCGCCGCCGGCGAGGCCGGCAACAAGAAGTTCGATACGCTGGCCGGCCGCTCGGTGTTCAACCTCTTCTTCGAGAACAGCACCCGCACGCGCACGACGTTCGAGATCGCCGCCAAGCGGCTGTCGGCCGACGTCACCAGCCTGAACATCCAGGCGTCGAGCACGGCCAAGGGCGAGACGCTGCTCGACACCATCCACAACCTCGAGGCGATGGGCGCCGACCTCTTCGTCGTGCGCCACGCGCAATCGGGCGCGGCGCACCTGATCGCCCAGCATGTCAAACCGGGCATTGCCGTCGTCAACGCCGGCGACGGCCGCCACGCGCACCCGACGCAGGCGCTGCTCGACATGTATACGATCCGCCACTTCAAGGGCGACTTCACCAGGCTGCGCGTCGCCATCGTCGGCGACATCCTGCATTCGCGCGTCGCGCGCTCGGACATCCACGCGCTGACGACGCTCGGCTGCCCGGAAGTGCGCGTGATCGGCCCGAAGACGCTGATCCCGACCGGCATGGAAAGCCTGGGCGCCCACGTCTACCACGACATGGCCGAGGGGCTGAAGGACGTCGACGTCGTGATCATGTTGCGGCTGCAGAACGAGCGGATGAGCGGTGCCTTCCTGCCGAGCACGCACGAATTCTTCAAGTACTACGGCCTGACGCCGGAAAAGCTCGCGCTGGCCAAGCCCGATGCGATCGTGATGCATCCGGGGCCGATGAACCGCGGCGTCGAGATCGACTCGGCGGTTGCCGACGGTGCGCAGGCGGTGATCCTGCCGCAAGTGACCTTCGGCATCGCCGTACGCACCGCGGTGATGGCCATCGTTTCCGAAAACCAGCGCGGCCGGGGGGCGCAAGCATGA
- a CDS encoding dihydroorotase encodes MIETKNTVIRNGRLIDPAHGTDTQGDLYLAGGKIVGVGSAPAGFVAELDIDASGLVVAPGLVDLCARLREPGNEYKATLQSEMAASVAGGVTSIVCPPDTDPPLDEPGLVMNLRQRARKHDLARLYPVGALTVGLKGREITEMALLREAGCVAFSQGDVPIADLQVLYRAMQYAATFGFELRLRPEEASLVNDGVAHDGEYASRLGLTGIPVIAETIAIAQIVQLMRATGCKVHIARLSSGAGIELVREAKREGLPLSCDVAINHVHLADVDIGYFDSHYRFDPPLRGVRDRDAIVAGLNDGTIDAICSDHSPVDDDGKLLPFAEAERGATGLELLLPLTLAWAERNRIALPAALAKISSVPAAKIGFSADLNVGSRADLVVFDPDEAWTVTREALKSQGKNTPFAVMEVKGRARYTFVKGKCVYAI; translated from the coding sequence ATGATCGAGACCAAGAACACCGTCATCCGCAATGGCCGCCTGATCGACCCGGCGCACGGCACCGATACGCAGGGTGATCTGTATCTGGCCGGCGGCAAGATCGTCGGCGTCGGCAGCGCGCCGGCCGGTTTCGTGGCCGAACTCGACATCGACGCCAGCGGCCTCGTCGTCGCGCCGGGGCTGGTTGACCTGTGCGCGCGGCTGCGCGAGCCGGGCAATGAGTACAAGGCGACGCTGCAGAGCGAAATGGCCGCGTCGGTCGCCGGCGGCGTGACCAGCATCGTCTGCCCGCCCGATACTGATCCGCCGCTCGACGAACCGGGTCTGGTGATGAATTTGCGCCAGCGCGCACGCAAGCACGATCTGGCGCGGCTTTATCCGGTCGGCGCACTGACCGTTGGCCTGAAGGGCCGGGAAATCACCGAGATGGCGCTGCTGCGCGAAGCCGGCTGCGTCGCGTTCTCGCAGGGCGACGTGCCGATCGCCGACCTGCAGGTGCTGTACCGGGCGATGCAGTACGCGGCAACGTTCGGCTTCGAGCTGCGGCTGCGTCCGGAAGAGGCCAGCCTCGTCAATGACGGCGTTGCCCACGACGGCGAATACGCGTCGCGGCTCGGGCTGACCGGCATTCCGGTGATCGCCGAGACGATCGCCATTGCACAGATCGTCCAGCTGATGCGCGCGACCGGCTGCAAGGTGCACATCGCCCGGTTGTCGAGCGGCGCCGGCATCGAGCTGGTTCGCGAAGCCAAGCGCGAAGGCCTGCCGCTGTCGTGCGACGTCGCCATCAACCATGTCCATCTGGCCGACGTCGACATCGGCTATTTCGACAGCCATTACCGCTTCGACCCGCCGCTGCGCGGCGTGCGCGACCGCGACGCGATCGTTGCCGGCCTGAACGACGGCACGATCGACGCGATCTGCTCCGACCACAGCCCGGTCGACGACGACGGCAAGCTGTTGCCGTTCGCCGAGGCCGAACGCGGCGCCACCGGTCTGGAGCTGCTGCTGCCGCTGACGCTGGCGTGGGCCGAACGCAACCGCATCGCACTGCCGGCCGCGCTGGCGAAGATCTCCAGCGTACCGGCGGCCAAGATCGGCTTCAGCGCCGACCTGAACGTCGGCAGCCGTGCCGACCTCGTCGTGTTCGACCCGGACGAGGCGTGGACGGTGACGCGTGAAGCGCTGAAGAGCCAGGGCAAGAACACGCCGTTTGCCGTCATGGAAGTGAAGGGCCGAGCGCGCTATACCTTTGTGAAGGGCAAGTGCGTGTACGCAATCTGA
- a CDS encoding acyl-CoA-binding protein translates to MSDLASLFQTAQDEVVKLNDAPDVQTKLKLYALFKQASEGDVSGDRPGAINFVAQAKYDAWAKLKGVSSDGAKQQYIDLVEELKRNDS, encoded by the coding sequence ATGTCCGATCTGGCCAGCCTGTTCCAGACCGCTCAGGATGAAGTGGTGAAGCTCAACGATGCACCGGATGTGCAGACCAAGCTCAAGCTCTACGCGCTGTTCAAGCAGGCGAGCGAAGGCGACGTCAGCGGCGATCGTCCCGGCGCGATCAACTTCGTCGCCCAGGCCAAGTATGACGCCTGGGCCAAGCTCAAGGGCGTGAGCAGCGACGGCGCGAAGCAGCAGTACATCGACCTGGTCGAAGAACTCAAGCGCAACGATTCCTGA
- a CDS encoding tRNA(His) guanylyltransferase Thg1 family protein, with amino-acid sequence MRFDELDNQMRVYETTHDHCVLPGIYMVVRLDGRGFTRNTKDIWQFEAPFDERFRDLMLETTSHLMNCGFNVVYGYTESDEISLLLRQDEDAFNRKARKFISILAGEASARFSLSLGQMACFDARICELPNRNLLLDYFRWRHEDAHRNALNAHCYWLLRKQGELPNVASNRISGISIADKNELLFQSGINFNDLPAWQKRGMGVYWETYQKPAVNPQTGEATLSGPRRRLATNLSLPLGDAYADFVKGMIEAATVV; translated from the coding sequence ATGCGATTTGATGAACTCGATAACCAGATGCGGGTCTATGAGACAACCCACGATCACTGTGTATTGCCCGGTATCTATATGGTGGTGCGCCTTGATGGCCGGGGCTTCACTCGCAATACCAAGGATATCTGGCAGTTTGAAGCACCGTTCGACGAGCGTTTTCGCGATCTCATGCTGGAGACGACCAGCCATTTGATGAACTGCGGCTTCAACGTCGTCTACGGTTATACCGAAAGTGACGAGATTTCGCTGCTGTTGCGCCAGGATGAGGATGCTTTCAATCGTAAGGCTCGCAAGTTCATTTCAATTCTGGCGGGTGAGGCCAGCGCGCGCTTCTCGCTTAGCCTTGGACAGATGGCCTGTTTCGACGCAAGGATCTGCGAGTTGCCGAACCGCAATCTGTTGCTGGATTACTTCCGCTGGCGACATGAGGATGCACACCGAAATGCACTCAATGCGCACTGCTATTGGCTTCTACGTAAGCAGGGCGAGTTGCCGAATGTGGCCAGTAATCGGATCTCCGGTATTTCTATAGCGGACAAAAATGAACTGCTATTCCAGAGCGGCATCAACTTCAACGATCTGCCAGCCTGGCAGAAACGGGGTATGGGTGTGTACTGGGAAACCTATCAGAAGCCAGCCGTGAACCCGCAGACCGGTGAGGCGACACTTAGCGGGCCGCGCCGGCGTCTGGCCACCAATCTATCCTTGCCGCTGGGCGATGCCTATGCTGACTTCGTCAAAGGCATGATCGAGGCAGCAACTGTGGTGTAA
- a CDS encoding ATP-binding protein, with protein MELIIFVGPQGAGKSTFYQSRFADTHIRINRDMLKTRHRESLLFQACLEMKQSCVLDRTNPTIKERAPFIQTAKAQHFRVQAYHFVTSYDAALQRNNQREGKARVPEVGLKSVFKQLCPPTRMEGFDAVFEVRCLPAGQFDVVRVDDAI; from the coding sequence GTGGAGCTGATCATTTTTGTCGGCCCGCAGGGGGCGGGCAAAAGTACGTTTTATCAAAGCAGGTTTGCCGATACCCACATCCGCATCAACCGCGACATGCTGAAGACACGCCACCGCGAGAGCCTGCTGTTCCAAGCCTGCCTAGAGATGAAACAGTCGTGCGTACTCGACCGAACCAATCCGACGATCAAGGAGCGTGCGCCCTTCATTCAGACGGCGAAGGCGCAGCATTTTCGGGTGCAAGCCTACCACTTCGTCACCAGCTATGACGCTGCCTTGCAGCGCAACAACCAACGCGAAGGCAAGGCCCGGGTTCCCGAGGTAGGGTTGAAATCCGTATTCAAGCAATTGTGCCCACCAACGCGAATGGAAGGCTTTGACGCCGTGTTCGAGGTGCGTTGCCTGCCCGCAGGGCAATTTGATGTGGTAAGAGTTGACGATGCGATTTGA
- the gatB gene encoding Asp-tRNA(Asn)/Glu-tRNA(Gln) amidotransferase subunit GatB, which yields MKWEVVIGLEVHTQLTTQSKIFSPASTAFGAAPNTQTAVVDIALPGALPVMNRAAVEKAIQFGLAIGARVNQRSVFARKNYFYPDLPKGYQISQFELPVVEGGAITINVDGVDKTINLTRAHLEEDAGKSVHEDFHGLSGIDLNRAGTPLLEIVSEPEMRSAAEAVAYAKALYSLVTWIGICDGNMQEGSFRCDVNVSVRPEGQKEFGTRREVKNLNSFKFIEQAVKAEVQYQIELIEDGGKVQQATVLFNPDTGETRAMRSKEDAHDYRYFPDPDLPPLVISDEWVARVKSELPELPAAMQVRFVEQYGIPAYDAATLTSSKALAGYYEATVAAGADAKLASNWIMGDVSATLNREEKDIVDAPVSAELLAGLIKRVMDSTVTNKIAKEVLKKMWESGDSADTIIERDNLKTDTDTGAIEAIVDAVLAANPKAIEEYRSGKEKALNALVGQVMKGSGGKANPAMALDLLKKKVG from the coding sequence ATGAAGTGGGAAGTCGTCATCGGGCTGGAAGTGCATACCCAGCTCACCACGCAATCGAAGATTTTCTCTCCGGCGAGCACGGCGTTCGGCGCAGCGCCGAACACGCAGACCGCCGTCGTCGACATCGCCCTGCCCGGCGCGCTGCCGGTGATGAACCGGGCCGCCGTCGAAAAGGCGATCCAGTTCGGTCTGGCGATCGGCGCCAGGGTCAACCAGCGCTCGGTGTTCGCGCGCAAGAACTACTTCTACCCGGATCTGCCGAAGGGCTACCAGATCAGCCAGTTCGAGCTGCCGGTGGTCGAGGGCGGCGCGATCACGATCAATGTCGACGGCGTCGACAAGACGATCAACCTGACCCGCGCCCACCTCGAAGAAGACGCCGGCAAGTCGGTGCACGAGGACTTCCACGGTCTGTCCGGCATCGACCTGAACCGCGCCGGCACGCCGCTGCTCGAGATCGTGTCCGAACCCGAGATGCGCTCGGCCGCCGAGGCCGTCGCCTACGCCAAGGCGCTGTATTCACTGGTGACGTGGATCGGCATCTGCGACGGCAATATGCAGGAAGGCTCGTTCCGCTGCGACGTGAACGTCTCGGTGCGGCCGGAAGGCCAGAAGGAATTCGGCACCCGCCGTGAGGTCAAGAACCTCAACAGCTTCAAGTTCATCGAACAGGCGGTCAAGGCCGAAGTCCAGTACCAGATCGAACTGATCGAAGACGGCGGCAAGGTCCAGCAGGCGACGGTGCTGTTCAACCCGGACACCGGCGAAACCCGCGCGATGCGCAGCAAGGAAGACGCGCACGACTACCGCTATTTCCCGGACCCCGACCTGCCGCCGCTGGTGATCAGCGACGAATGGGTGGCGCGCGTGAAGAGCGAGTTGCCGGAACTGCCGGCGGCGATGCAGGTGCGTTTTGTCGAGCAGTACGGCATTCCGGCCTACGACGCGGCCACGCTGACCAGCTCGAAAGCGCTGGCCGGTTACTACGAGGCCACGGTCGCCGCCGGTGCCGACGCCAAGCTCGCCAGCAACTGGATCATGGGCGACGTCTCGGCAACGCTGAACCGCGAGGAAAAGGACATCGTCGATGCGCCGGTTTCCGCAGAGCTGCTGGCTGGACTGATCAAACGGGTGATGGACAGCACAGTAACCAACAAGATCGCCAAGGAAGTGCTGAAGAAAATGTGGGAGTCGGGCGACAGTGCCGACACCATCATTGAGCGGGACAACCTGAAAACAGATACCGACACTGGTGCGATCGAAGCCATCGTCGATGCTGTGCTTGCGGCCAACCCCAAGGCCATCGAGGAATACCGTTCCGGCAAGGAAAAAGCCCTCAATGCGCTGGTCGGCCAAGTCATGAAGGGCTCGGGTGGCAAAGCCAACCCGGCCATGGCACTGGATTTGTTGAAAAAGAAGGTAGGATAG